From a region of the Actinopolymorpha singaporensis genome:
- the pglZ gene encoding BREX-2 system phosphatase PglZ, giving the protein MSLLATPALVRSKVVDVLKADSTARVVALLASPSWSHDERVDLSGGRGIVVRPCVSTLAIRDALDQLEELPESDLLVLLTDQESAELGDSIRARIAGQRVLPLDRWYQLTSLFRCREIAPELTRMSWAVDALLKYAPSEGYEPVRSGYLDKETALSELCHRLAGLGRADLDLAALLQWTLDLAHIDRWRAVEEPVRAGLSEWLVGRSRDGRVIDAVVRCMSGEHGEDTVAVGLVLSALTQPRVLNDGKVPRTMLETRTVGGALADEVAREWGKAADALVQRRLTAGGRAGVGEVIHRAEEILAEQNATGLAYASVILEIGLGQRIGRLGAEIARLLRKRSLSPAHLGPMEEALGDVLSHALVGNHTERCRRAEMAARLMRWVASQRSNPPKPAPELAEAARRQQREDAWVDVARVGVWEGDVDRAVGEAYAALCEVVDGIRASHEERFARLLADHVRTGSTLTDLLPAEDVLSDVVLPLAEQERVLVLVLDGMSTGVACELVEDLSNRGWFEHTLAPERPVISVLPSITRVSRTSLLTGRLTDGSAATERAAFGERGWSLFHKSDLTAAKVGSALSTEVRDAISGPAKVVGAVVNTVDDTLDKGGRAPWTADSVDRFVELLTAAQEADRLVLLVSDHGHVHERGSRLESDSSGGARFRTSTRPVEVDEVELTGPRVLLGGGRVVAPWNEKLRYAKQRNGYHGGASAQEVVIPLALLARTALDLPGWRVRHHPQPDWWVGTTNGVEAERPAAERAPSKRKNGGNGRRAASGPTPASASAEDALFGAEELAAENWITWVLASEAVTAQLQRVRRGCMPAERLEVLLRALDDHGGAATRAVVARALDIPEGRVANQVAAAQRVVNLDGYEVLTIEGDTVRLNAALLRTQAGET; this is encoded by the coding sequence GTGAGCCTCCTCGCCACACCGGCCCTGGTGCGCTCCAAGGTCGTCGACGTCCTCAAGGCTGACAGCACGGCGCGCGTGGTCGCGTTGCTCGCCAGCCCGTCATGGAGCCACGACGAGCGGGTGGACCTGTCCGGCGGGCGGGGCATCGTCGTACGCCCGTGCGTCTCCACTCTGGCCATCCGGGACGCTCTGGACCAGCTGGAGGAGCTGCCGGAGTCCGATCTGCTCGTCCTCCTCACCGACCAGGAAAGCGCCGAACTCGGCGACAGCATCCGCGCCCGGATCGCGGGGCAGCGGGTGCTACCGCTCGACCGCTGGTACCAGCTGACCAGCCTGTTCCGCTGCCGCGAGATCGCCCCGGAACTCACCCGGATGAGCTGGGCCGTGGACGCCCTGCTGAAGTACGCGCCGAGCGAGGGATACGAGCCCGTACGAAGCGGCTACCTGGACAAGGAGACCGCCCTCTCGGAGCTGTGTCACCGCCTGGCCGGACTTGGCCGGGCTGACCTCGACCTGGCTGCCCTGCTGCAGTGGACGCTCGATCTCGCGCACATCGACAGGTGGCGGGCGGTCGAGGAACCAGTGCGAGCCGGACTGTCGGAGTGGCTGGTCGGGCGCAGCCGGGACGGCCGGGTCATCGACGCGGTGGTGCGCTGCATGTCCGGCGAGCATGGCGAGGACACCGTGGCGGTGGGTCTCGTCCTGTCCGCGCTGACGCAGCCTCGTGTGCTGAACGACGGCAAGGTTCCCCGCACGATGTTGGAGACTCGTACGGTCGGCGGCGCGCTGGCCGACGAGGTGGCCCGTGAATGGGGCAAGGCCGCGGACGCGCTTGTCCAGCGACGGTTGACAGCGGGTGGTCGCGCCGGAGTGGGCGAGGTCATTCACCGCGCCGAAGAGATTCTTGCCGAGCAGAACGCCACGGGTCTGGCGTACGCGAGTGTCATCCTCGAGATCGGCCTCGGCCAGCGCATCGGCCGGCTGGGAGCCGAGATCGCCCGTCTGCTGCGTAAACGGTCTCTCTCGCCCGCGCACCTGGGGCCGATGGAGGAGGCGCTCGGCGACGTCCTGTCCCACGCGCTGGTGGGCAACCACACCGAACGCTGCCGGCGGGCCGAGATGGCCGCTCGGCTGATGCGCTGGGTGGCTTCGCAGCGGAGCAATCCGCCCAAACCCGCGCCCGAGCTGGCCGAGGCTGCGCGCCGGCAACAGCGCGAGGACGCCTGGGTGGACGTGGCGCGAGTGGGGGTCTGGGAGGGCGACGTCGACCGAGCCGTCGGCGAGGCGTACGCAGCACTGTGTGAGGTCGTCGACGGGATTCGCGCTTCGCACGAGGAACGGTTCGCTCGCCTTCTTGCGGATCACGTACGAACCGGCTCTACCCTGACCGACTTGCTGCCCGCCGAGGATGTGCTGAGCGACGTCGTACTTCCGCTGGCAGAGCAGGAACGTGTGCTGGTACTCGTACTCGACGGCATGTCCACCGGTGTCGCCTGCGAGCTCGTGGAGGACCTGTCCAACCGGGGTTGGTTCGAGCACACGTTGGCGCCCGAGCGTCCGGTCATCTCGGTGTTGCCGTCCATCACTCGCGTCTCCCGGACCAGCCTGCTGACCGGCCGCCTCACCGACGGATCAGCCGCCACCGAGCGAGCTGCCTTCGGCGAACGGGGATGGTCGCTGTTCCACAAGAGCGACCTGACGGCGGCGAAGGTTGGCAGCGCCTTGTCGACGGAAGTGCGCGACGCCATCAGCGGGCCCGCGAAGGTGGTGGGCGCGGTCGTCAACACAGTGGACGACACACTCGACAAGGGTGGCCGTGCGCCGTGGACCGCTGACTCCGTGGACCGCTTCGTGGAGCTCCTCACCGCGGCGCAGGAGGCCGATCGGCTAGTGCTCCTGGTCAGCGACCACGGCCATGTCCACGAACGCGGGTCCCGGCTGGAGTCCGACAGCAGCGGGGGAGCGCGGTTCCGTACGTCCACGCGTCCAGTCGAGGTTGACGAGGTCGAACTCACCGGGCCTCGGGTGCTGCTCGGCGGCGGTCGGGTGGTCGCGCCGTGGAACGAGAAGCTGCGCTATGCCAAGCAGCGCAACGGCTACCACGGGGGCGCGAGCGCCCAGGAGGTCGTCATCCCGCTTGCGCTGTTGGCGCGTACGGCGCTGGACCTGCCCGGTTGGCGCGTACGGCATCATCCCCAGCCCGACTGGTGGGTGGGCACGACGAACGGGGTGGAGGCGGAGCGACCGGCGGCCGAGCGTGCACCGTCGAAGCGGAAGAACGGCGGCAACGGCCGCCGCGCGGCCTCGGGCCCAACTCCCGCTTCGGCATCCGCCGAGGATGCGCTCTTCGGGGCCGAGGAACTCGCGGCCGAGAACTGGATCACCTGGGTACTCGCCAGCGAAGCGGTCACCGCCCAGCTGCAGCGCGTCCGGCGCGGTTGCATGCCGGCCGAACGCCTCGAGGTGCTGCTGCGAGCACTCGACGA